One genomic segment of Aquipluma nitroreducens includes these proteins:
- a CDS encoding alpha/beta hydrolase — translation MKMHIFAFLLGVLATTLALGQTELNITLKTKTGNIEGTLMYPSAPIPVPVALIIAGSGPTDRNGNNPMMTNNSLKMLATDLASIGIASLRYDKRGISQSKSAGLQEAELKFEIYINDAVEWINLLKDDKSFNQLVVIGHSEGSLIGMIASQNSKVDKFISIAGAGQTADNLIREQLKAQPPMVMEQSAPILNELVKGNTVEYVPPFLNSLFRTSVQPYLISWFKYDPQKEVAKLEKPVLIIQGTTDIQVNVEDANRLHAAKPDSKLALIDGMNHIFKNADANPLTNMMTYRQPDLPLNGELVKVIGEFILTK, via the coding sequence ATGAAAATGCACATCTTTGCTTTTCTGCTTGGAGTGCTAGCTACAACTTTGGCACTTGGTCAGACTGAATTGAATATTACTTTGAAAACCAAAACTGGCAATATTGAAGGGACATTAATGTATCCATCCGCACCAATACCAGTTCCTGTTGCTTTGATTATTGCTGGTTCAGGTCCAACTGACCGGAATGGCAACAATCCAATGATGACCAATAATTCTCTTAAAATGTTGGCTACAGATTTAGCAAGTATTGGAATTGCTTCATTAAGATATGATAAGCGTGGAATTTCCCAAAGTAAGAGTGCCGGGTTGCAGGAGGCTGAACTGAAGTTCGAAATATATATTAATGATGCTGTTGAATGGATTAATCTTCTGAAAGATGATAAAAGTTTTAATCAATTGGTCGTAATTGGACACAGTGAAGGGTCGCTAATTGGAATGATTGCCTCACAGAATTCAAAAGTTGATAAGTTTATTTCGATTGCTGGCGCTGGACAGACAGCTGATAACCTGATCAGGGAACAGTTGAAAGCACAACCACCAATGGTCATGGAACAATCGGCTCCAATCTTGAACGAACTTGTTAAAGGGAATACAGTTGAATATGTTCCACCATTCTTAAATTCATTGTTCCGTACCAGTGTTCAGCCCTACCTGATTTCCTGGTTTAAATATGATCCGCAAAAAGAAGTAGCAAAATTGGAAAAGCCTGTTTTGATTATTCAAGGGACTACTGATATTCAGGTAAATGTTGAGGATGCCAATCGACTTCATGCTGCAAAACCAGATTCAAAATTGGCACTTATTGATGGCATGAACCATATTTTTAAAAATGCAGATGCCAATCCTTTGACGAATATGATGACCTACAGACAGCCAGATCTTCCTCTGAATGGCGAATTGGTGAAAGTTATTGGTGAATTTATTTTAACCAAATAG
- a CDS encoding DNA-binding protein, whose product MAKKKSFVLRIDPDVYDAIEKWAAQEFRSANGQIEWIINKALRDARRTVEKTVKEETEDDSE is encoded by the coding sequence ATGGCTAAGAAAAAATCATTTGTTCTTCGGATTGATCCTGACGTGTATGATGCTATCGAAAAGTGGGCAGCGCAGGAATTTCGCAGTGCAAACGGACAAATAGAATGGATTATCAATAAAGCACTTCGTGATGCCCGGAGAACTGTTGAAAAGACCGTTAAGGAGGAAACTGAAGATGATTCGGAATGA
- a CDS encoding diphosphate--fructose-6-phosphate 1-phosphotransferase, protein MTISALQSERAKYQPKLPNSLQSSVKLVEGKNTQSVADQDEIKKLFPNTYGMPLITFEAGEKKQYPAVNVGVILSGGQAPGGHNVISGIFDGIKNINPESKLYGFLGGPGGLVDHSYVELTATVIDEFRNTGGFDIIGSGRTKLEETAQYDKGTEIMKELGIKALIIIGGDDSNTNACVLAEYYAAQNTGIQVIGCPKTIDGDLKNDMIETSFGFDTATKVYSELIGNVERDATSAKKYWHFIKLMGRSASHIGLECALQTQPNITLISEEVELKKQTLGEIVDYMAGIVAKRAANGENFGVALIPEGLVEFVPEMKILISELNDLLAEGSETEQKFKSFTSKTEGRAFVAGILSAESAKVYTSLPSGIADQLTLDRDPHGNVQVSLIETEKLLGEMVKSKLKEMKKVGEFKGKFGTQYHFFGYEGRCAAPSNFDADYCYSLGYNASFLIAEGKTGYMSSVRNLTAPAAEWIAGGVPVTMMMNMERRHGHMKPVIQKALVELDSAPFKFLAANREKWAIETSFVYPGPIQYWGPTEVCDQPTKTITLERAK, encoded by the coding sequence ATGACAATTAGCGCATTACAATCAGAAAGGGCTAAATATCAGCCAAAGCTTCCTAATTCATTACAGTCATCAGTAAAACTCGTTGAAGGTAAAAATACCCAATCGGTTGCCGATCAGGATGAGATTAAGAAACTTTTCCCAAATACTTATGGCATGCCTTTGATTACATTCGAGGCTGGCGAGAAAAAACAATATCCGGCGGTGAATGTTGGTGTGATTCTTTCAGGAGGTCAGGCTCCAGGCGGACACAATGTGATTTCAGGTATTTTCGATGGTATCAAAAACATCAATCCTGAAAGCAAACTTTATGGATTCCTTGGCGGTCCTGGTGGTTTAGTCGATCATAGCTATGTAGAGCTTACTGCTACTGTTATCGACGAGTTCCGCAATACCGGAGGTTTTGATATCATTGGTTCTGGTCGTACCAAACTCGAAGAAACTGCACAGTACGACAAGGGTACCGAAATTATGAAAGAATTGGGCATCAAAGCACTCATCATAATTGGTGGTGACGATAGCAATACCAATGCTTGTGTTTTGGCCGAATATTATGCTGCTCAAAATACAGGAATTCAGGTGATTGGTTGTCCAAAAACAATTGATGGTGACTTGAAAAACGACATGATTGAAACTTCATTTGGTTTTGATACTGCCACAAAAGTTTATTCTGAATTGATTGGTAACGTTGAACGCGATGCCACATCAGCAAAAAAATACTGGCACTTTATTAAACTGATGGGGCGTTCTGCTTCGCACATCGGTTTGGAATGTGCATTACAAACTCAGCCAAATATTACACTGATTTCGGAAGAAGTTGAATTGAAAAAACAAACTTTGGGCGAAATCGTTGATTATATGGCTGGAATCGTTGCTAAACGTGCAGCCAATGGCGAAAACTTTGGAGTTGCGTTAATTCCAGAAGGTTTAGTTGAATTTGTTCCTGAAATGAAAATCCTGATTTCGGAATTAAACGATTTATTGGCTGAAGGTTCTGAAACAGAACAAAAATTTAAATCGTTTACAAGCAAAACAGAAGGTCGCGCATTTGTTGCCGGAATTTTATCTGCTGAATCTGCAAAAGTGTATACATCACTTCCTTCAGGAATTGCTGACCAGTTAACTCTTGATCGCGACCCACATGGAAATGTGCAGGTATCGCTTATCGAAACCGAAAAGCTGTTGGGTGAAATGGTGAAGAGCAAATTGAAAGAAATGAAAAAAGTCGGTGAGTTCAAAGGTAAATTCGGAACACAGTATCACTTTTTCGGTTACGAAGGACGTTGTGCTGCTCCATCAAACTTTGATGCTGATTATTGCTATTCATTGGGATACAATGCGTCATTCCTGATTGCTGAAGGTAAAACCGGCTATATGTCATCAGTTCGTAACCTGACTGCTCCTGCTGCCGAATGGATTGCTGGTGGAGTTCCGGTAACTATGATGATGAATATGGAACGTCGCCACGGACACATGAAACCGGTAATTCAGAAAGCTTTGGTTGAACTCGATAGCGCTCCATTCAAATTCTTGGCTGCAAATCGCGAGAAATGGGCTATTGAAACTTCATTTGTTTACCCTGGACCAATCCAGTATTGGGGGCCAACAGAAGTTTGCGATCAGCCAACCAAAACCATTACTCTGGAAAGAGCAAAATAA
- a CDS encoding thioredoxin family protein produces MKHLFLTVAVVAIVFSACGNKKQEINKNTGITNSSIKTTETNSSEKLTKALFVEKVWDFTKSPNDWKYLGNKPAIIDFYADWCGPCKIASPILDEVGEEYAGKILVYKINTDQERELAQVFGITGIPAFLYIPANGKPVMMSGIGRSKEETKKMFIENIEKYLLVKK; encoded by the coding sequence ATGAAACATCTATTTTTAACTGTAGCCGTGGTCGCCATTGTGTTTTCGGCCTGCGGAAATAAAAAACAGGAAATCAATAAAAACACTGGGATTACAAACTCTTCAATAAAAACAACAGAAACAAATAGTTCTGAAAAGTTGACAAAAGCCCTGTTTGTTGAGAAAGTTTGGGATTTTACCAAGTCGCCAAACGACTGGAAATACCTGGGAAATAAACCGGCAATTATTGATTTTTATGCCGATTGGTGCGGACCATGCAAAATTGCAAGCCCGATACTTGATGAAGTTGGTGAAGAATATGCGGGTAAAATTCTGGTCTATAAAATCAATACCGATCAGGAACGTGAATTGGCGCAGGTATTTGGCATCACCGGAATTCCGGCATTTCTTTATATTCCAGCCAACGGGAAACCGGTCATGATGTCAGGAATTGGCAGATCGAAAGAAGAAACCAAGAAGATGTTCATCGAGAATATTGAAAAGTATCTTTTGGTGAAGAAGTAA
- a CDS encoding NigD1/NigD2 family lipoprotein, whose translation MKKLFVLLLVGSLFGLMSGCDMDDDECLNSVSDAWVGFGLVNKDASSESYTIAMDDGEVLYPATNSVFDKDVFNNERVLVNFTILGNKNNPDHNEYYYVQINSLRKILYKGIFDITPAKEDSIGNDPILVKDKWVKNNMLNFELKYWGGNKTHFINLVKQPGAINTESGPVILELRHNNNDDTDGLPLSAYVSFDLSALKVAGKSSTSFKVVAKGFDGKDFEYTGEYKY comes from the coding sequence ATGAAAAAGTTATTTGTTTTATTATTGGTTGGTTCCTTATTCGGCCTGATGTCAGGCTGCGATATGGATGATGATGAATGCTTAAATTCCGTAAGCGATGCCTGGGTTGGATTTGGATTGGTGAATAAAGATGCTTCATCTGAATCATATACGATTGCGATGGATGACGGCGAAGTGCTTTACCCTGCAACCAATTCCGTTTTTGATAAGGATGTCTTTAATAATGAACGAGTCTTGGTCAACTTTACTATTTTAGGTAATAAGAATAATCCGGATCACAATGAATACTATTATGTGCAAATCAATTCATTACGAAAGATATTGTACAAGGGCATTTTCGACATTACGCCTGCGAAAGAAGATAGCATTGGTAATGATCCCATTCTTGTTAAAGATAAATGGGTAAAAAATAATATGCTGAATTTTGAATTGAAATACTGGGGTGGCAACAAGACTCATTTCATAAATCTAGTGAAACAACCTGGTGCAATAAATACTGAAAGTGGTCCTGTAATCCTTGAGTTAAGGCACAATAACAATGACGATACCGATGGATTGCCACTTTCGGCCTATGTGTCATTCGATTTAAGCGCTTTAAAGGTTGCAGGTAAAAGCAGTACATCTTTCAAGGTTGTTGCCAAGGGATTCGACGGAAAGGACTTTGAATACACAGGAGAATACAAATACTAG
- a CDS encoding S9 family peptidase: MIKSVCLLAIAATLFSFTNPKTTKEMTMNSNPEVKKLASDVMTPEVLWSFGRIGDPAVSPDGTTVLYSVTNYNIEENKSYRDLYTVSVNGGVPVQITSTPEKESSAVWRPDGKKIGFLSSKSGEMQLWEMNLDGSEPVQVSEIKGGISGFKYSPDGTKIMFTADVKMKKDVHDLFPDLPKANAYLENDLMYKHWDEWVQTVPHPFVADYENGKIANAVDLLEGEPYESPMKPFGGVEQLDWSPDSKTIAYTCRKKTGKEYALSTNSDIYFYNVETKKTENKTQGMMGYDQNPVFSPDGKWIAWESMERDGYEADKIRLFVMNLQTGEKIDYSAEFDQNSTNLAWSANSKSIYFISCWQALTQVYRLDLASKKIAQITKGIQDYAFVAEAKDKLIGMKHSMSKPDEIYAIDSKTGVETELSFQNKPILDQLTLSKVEERWIKTTDDKQMLTWVIYPPHFDPNKKYPTILFCEGGPQSTVSQFWSYRWNFQQMAANGYIVVAPNRRGLPGFGKEWLEQISGDYGGQNMKDYLSAIDAVAKEPFVDKDKLGCVGASYGGFSVYWLAGHHEKRFIAFIAHDGMFNLEQQYLETEEMWFVNWDLGGPYWDKANAVAQRSYANSPHLFVDKWDAPILVIHGEKDYRILASQGMAAFNAAVLRGVPAQMLIFPDENHWVLQPQNGILWQRVFKQWLDKWLK, from the coding sequence ATGATAAAGTCTGTTTGTTTATTGGCCATAGCGGCTACTTTGTTTTCATTTACAAATCCGAAAACGACAAAAGAAATGACAATGAATTCGAATCCTGAAGTTAAGAAACTGGCTTCAGATGTGATGACACCCGAAGTGTTGTGGAGTTTTGGCCGCATTGGCGACCCGGCTGTTTCGCCCGATGGAACAACTGTTTTGTATTCGGTAACCAACTACAACATCGAAGAAAACAAATCGTATCGCGATTTATACACCGTTTCAGTTAATGGCGGTGTTCCTGTACAAATCACTTCAACTCCGGAAAAAGAATCTTCAGCAGTATGGAGACCTGACGGCAAAAAGATTGGTTTTCTATCTTCAAAATCCGGTGAAATGCAGCTTTGGGAGATGAACTTAGATGGCTCAGAACCAGTTCAGGTTTCAGAAATAAAGGGTGGAATTTCAGGATTTAAATATTCTCCTGATGGAACCAAAATCATGTTTACTGCCGATGTAAAAATGAAGAAGGATGTTCATGATTTGTTTCCCGATTTACCCAAAGCCAATGCATATCTTGAGAATGATTTGATGTATAAACATTGGGACGAATGGGTGCAAACAGTTCCTCATCCTTTTGTCGCTGATTATGAAAACGGGAAAATTGCTAATGCTGTTGATTTGCTTGAGGGCGAACCTTACGAAAGCCCGATGAAGCCATTTGGCGGCGTTGAACAATTGGATTGGAGTCCCGACAGCAAAACGATAGCTTATACTTGCCGGAAAAAGACTGGTAAAGAATATGCACTTTCTACCAATTCAGATATTTATTTCTACAATGTTGAAACGAAGAAGACGGAAAATAAAACTCAGGGAATGATGGGTTATGATCAGAATCCGGTTTTCTCGCCTGATGGAAAGTGGATAGCCTGGGAAAGTATGGAGCGCGATGGATACGAAGCTGACAAAATACGCTTGTTTGTGATGAATCTGCAAACTGGCGAGAAAATTGACTATTCCGCAGAGTTTGATCAGAACTCAACGAATCTTGCCTGGAGCGCAAACAGTAAATCAATCTATTTTATTAGCTGCTGGCAAGCATTAACTCAGGTTTACCGTTTGGATCTTGCCAGTAAAAAGATTGCTCAGATTACAAAAGGAATTCAGGATTATGCTTTTGTTGCTGAAGCAAAAGATAAGCTTATCGGCATGAAACACTCGATGAGCAAACCCGATGAAATTTATGCCATCGATTCAAAAACTGGTGTTGAAACTGAACTCTCATTTCAGAATAAACCCATTTTAGATCAACTGACTTTATCAAAAGTGGAAGAGCGCTGGATAAAAACTACCGACGATAAACAAATGCTTACCTGGGTGATTTATCCACCTCATTTTGATCCAAACAAGAAATATCCAACTATTTTGTTTTGCGAGGGCGGTCCGCAATCAACGGTTAGCCAGTTTTGGTCGTATCGCTGGAATTTTCAGCAGATGGCAGCCAACGGATATATTGTTGTTGCTCCAAACCGTCGCGGATTACCGGGCTTTGGAAAAGAATGGCTGGAGCAGATCAGCGGTGATTATGGTGGTCAGAATATGAAAGATTACCTCTCGGCGATTGATGCGGTGGCAAAAGAACCGTTTGTTGACAAGGATAAATTGGGTTGTGTTGGTGCAAGTTATGGCGGATTCTCTGTTTACTGGCTGGCAGGTCATCACGAAAAAAGGTTTATAGCTTTCATTGCGCATGATGGGATGTTTAATTTGGAACAGCAATATCTGGAAACCGAAGAAATGTGGTTTGTAAATTGGGATTTGGGCGGACCGTATTGGGATAAAGCAAATGCAGTAGCACAGCGGTCATATGCCAATTCTCCTCATTTGTTTGTTGATAAGTGGGATGCTCCAATTTTGGTTATTCACGGTGAAAAAGACTACCGCATTCTCGCGTCTCAAGGTATGGCAGCCTTTAATGCTGCAGTTTTGCGCGGAGTTCCGGCTCAAATGTTAATCTTCCCGGATGAAAATCATTGGGTTTTACAACCACAAAATGGAATTCTGTGGCAGCGGGTTTTTAAACAGTGGCTCGACAAATGGCTCAAATAG
- a CDS encoding cytidylate kinase-like family protein, which produces MNNTLMVYLSKRLHQNDPKYVEHSSQPGPVICISREVGCGGVNIAKQLANELDKQCVCKKWKVLSKEILQESARGLDMDPNKLRNYLKEGDRGLIDDVLSAFSEKRFKSDRKISKTLIDLELSFANDGFCIIVGRAGHIITKDIEKSLLVKLTAPLDWRIKQIMEKNRLNLREAVDFIEKTEKERENFRKHIAGDHTPTEEFDLTINLARMRIENVISLICQASKIKGLLETNKSKVEVF; this is translated from the coding sequence ATGAACAATACTTTGATGGTTTACCTAAGCAAGAGGCTGCACCAAAATGATCCGAAATATGTGGAACATAGCAGCCAACCCGGGCCAGTAATCTGCATTTCAAGAGAAGTTGGCTGCGGGGGCGTAAATATTGCCAAACAACTGGCCAATGAACTTGACAAACAATGTGTTTGCAAGAAATGGAAAGTATTAAGCAAAGAAATTCTTCAGGAAAGCGCCCGTGGTTTAGACATGGATCCGAATAAATTACGGAACTATTTAAAAGAGGGGGATCGAGGTCTGATTGATGATGTTTTATCAGCCTTCAGTGAGAAAAGATTTAAAAGCGACCGAAAAATCAGCAAAACCCTTATTGATTTGGAACTTAGCTTCGCTAACGATGGATTCTGCATAATTGTTGGACGAGCTGGTCATATTATTACCAAGGACATTGAAAAATCGCTACTTGTCAAATTGACCGCACCACTCGATTGGCGAATCAAACAAATCATGGAAAAGAATAGACTAAACCTCAGAGAAGCGGTTGATTTTATTGAAAAAACAGAGAAAGAACGTGAGAATTTCAGGAAACACATTGCTGGCGATCACACGCCTACTGAAGAATTTGATCTGACAATTAACTTAGCCCGAATGAGAATTGAAAATGTAATTTCGCTAATTTGCCAAGCCTCGAAGATCAAAGGACTGCTCGAAACTAACAAAAGCAAGGTCGAAGTTTTCTGA